The DNA sequence TACCGCCTGCTCACCACGGACGTGCGGATGCTGCTGGCCGTGCTGGACCGGACCACCGTCGAGAGCCACGAACCCGAAGCGTTCCGCACGTTCTTGCTGCGTGTTCTCCGCTATCTCTTCGCGTCGGGGCAGCACCAGGTCGGTGTGACGGTGGGCCGGACCGTCCACCGGGGCTGGACAGCGGCACTCGGCGCGAACCACCCGGACACCCTCGCGGCGGCCGATCGCCTCGGCGCGAGCTTGTCCGGGCTGGGGAAGTTCGAGGGCGCGCGAGAACTGCTCGAGGACGCTCTGGCGCGGAGCCGGCAGGTGCTGGGCCCGGGTCACCCCCTGAGCGTGGCGCTGGCCGGCACCCTCTCCGGCAGCCTGATCGAGCTCGCCGAGCACGACCTGGCACGTGCCCTGGACGAAGACACGTTGCGTGTCAGCCGGCAGGTGCTGGGAGCGGACCACCCGGACACCCTGGCGTTCGCGGCTCGTCTCGCCAGTCACGAGGAGCTGATCCGGCGAGGTGCCGGCACCACGCCCGGCGCGATCGCGCGGTTCCGGCAGCTCAGGAAGGATCTCGACGCGATGGTGGCCGCGGCGGAGAACAGCGCCGTGGTTCGTGTCGCGGACGAACGAGCTTCGGACCTCGCCGGCCGCGCGAAGGACCACACCCAGCCGGATGACCTCCGCATGCCCGCCGCTCGGGAGCTGGCCGAGCTGACCGGGCACGAAGCGGAGGGCGCCCGGTTGCTCATCGGCTTCGCCCTGAACCGCGCTTTCGTCGCCCACCAGCGGCTGGACGCTGCCGCCGCCTTGGCCGAGCTGGACGGATTTCGAGCGGGCGGCGCCGGGTTGCTCATCCACCTCGCCGACGACACGTCGTTCGAGGAGGTCTACCGCGTGTACGCCGCAGCCGCTCTGGCCGGGGTGGACGGCTACACGGACGTGGGTGCCGAGTTGCTCACCCGCCTCGCCACCGACCGCACCGTGGACGAGGTCACCCGTGAGTACGCCGCCAGTGACCTGGCGAAGGTGAAGGGGTACGAAGCCGAAGGAACCACGTTGCTCATCAGCTTCGCCACCGACACGGCGCTCGAGTCCACGACACGCCTGTACGCCGCGGGGTCGGTGGCCCGGGTGGACGGCTACGCGGACGTGGGTGCCGAGCTGCTCACCCGCCTCGCCACCGACACCACCTTCGGCAGGCGGGTGGGCGCCGCCGCAAAGCTCCGTGTGGTCGGGTTTCGTGAAGAGAGCGCACGTCTGCTCTTGCAGCTCGCCACGGACACGACCTTCGGTGCTCGTGCTCGCGTCGACGCCGCCGGTTTCCTTTGCCTCTGCGACGAAACCGAGCGGCGGAACGAAGGCGAAGGTGTCAGGATTCTCCAGGACTTCTCCCGTGACCCCGCCTTTCCCGAACGCTCCTACGCCACCCGTGAGCTGACATACGTACTCACCCGGCGCGCTCGGACGGGCTAGGTGTGCACCTCGTCGAGCGGATGCCGCGGAACTCCCGGAGATCGTCAGGCTGTCGGGCGGCCCGCTCCCGCGTAGTCGTCGCCGTCCTTGCGGTACGAGTGGACCTGGACCGCCTGACCCGTCTGCGGCGCGTCGATCATCTGCTGGTTGCCGATGTACAGCCCGACGTGGTGGATCTTCGTCGCCGGCTCGCCGTAGAAGATCAGGTCGCCCAGCTGCGGGTCGGTTACGTGCTGGACGCTCCGGAACTGCGTGTCGGCCGTGCGCATCAGCTTGACCCCGGCACTCGCGTACGCCGCCGTCGTCAGGCCCGAGCAGTCGAAGCCCGGGTCGTTGCCGCCGGTGCCGTTGCCGCCCCAGATGTAGGGGAGGCCGATCTTGTCGATGGCGAAGTTCACCGCGCTCAGCACCGCGGCGTTCGGCGCCGCCGCGCCCTGGCCGACCGTGCCGTAGACGTTGACCGTGGCCAGCGTCCGGTGCAGGAACAGCGGCGCCGCCTGCAGCGTGCTGACCGAGTCCCACCACACCTGGCCCTGGGACAGGTCGTGGCCGTCGGCGCAGAGCGCGCGGCCGGTGGTCAGCGCGGCGTCGTCGATGTTCTGGACATCGGGCTTCCCGCCCGCGTAGCTCGCCTGGTACTTGCCCCAGATCGCCGGGGACAGCTGCAGCGGCCCGGCGGCGTTCGCCGTCGAGACGACCTTGTTGTAGAAGTCGCGCACCTCGATGGTGCCGAGGGCCTTGTCCAGCACGCCGGTGGTGCCGAACTGCCCGCCCTGCGCCCGCCCGTGGTCCGTGGTCACTTTTCCGACCGCGGCCAGCGTCACCCAGGAAAGGTGGCACCCGGGGACGTCCTTGCCGAGCTTCGTCGTCGCCTTCGCGTAGCCGACCATCGCGCGCAGCGGGATGTCGAGCCACTGGCTGGTCTTGGACGCCCAGGCGTCGAACTCGCTCGCCTCCGGCACCTTCGGCGGCGTGGACGTCTGCGGCGACGTGGTCGTTTTCGCGACAGGCGGCGTCGACGACGGCGTGACCGTCGCGGCCGCGTTCGCCGGCTCCTGCTGCTTCGGCGCGAACTGCACGCCGACCACCAGCGCGGCGGCGACCACGACCACGGCGGCCACCACGACGGCGGCCTTGCGGCGGCGGGGCTCGGGCGTCTCTTCGGGGACGATCTCGGGCTCTTCGCTCACCGCGCGGCCCCGGTCAGCCGGTCCAGCACGAAGCCGCGCAGGCCGTCGAGGTCGGTGTCCACCGCGACCTCGATCGGGCGGCCGGGGGAGAACTGCGGATCGTCTTCGCCGAGCCGCCGCCGGTCGACCAGGGTCTGCCCGCGCGCCGGCCCGAGCCCGCAGTCGACGTCGACGCGGTAGGTCTCGGTCCGCAGGATGCCCGGCGAGATCGCCTCGGCGACCGCGACGGCGTCGTGCATGACCATCCGGTCCTCGCCGAACACGCGCGTGTAGTGCTGCCGGTAGGTCGAGGTGAGGCCTTCGAGGGTGGCGCCGACCGGGCCCGACGCCGCGAGCTTCGCCAGCCAGTCGCCGTCGACGGCGCAGCGGTGGGTCAGGTCGAGCGGGACGAGCACCACCGGGACGTCCTCTTCGACGAGCACCCGCCGCGCCGATTCGGGGTCGCTCCAGATGTTGAACTCGGCGGCGGTCGTGCTGTTGCCGAACGTCACCCCGCCGCCCATGATCACCAGCCGCGCGATCTTCGCCGCCGCGCCCGGGTGGGCCGCGAGCAGCGCCGCGATGTTCGTCAGCGGGCCGATCGGGGCGATGGTCACCGGCTCGTCCGACGCGTCCAGCAGGTCCAGCATGAGCCGGACGGCGTCGCGTTCGTCGAGGGGCCGGCTCGCCTCGGGCAGCGTGTAGGAGTGGCCCGACAGGCCGTCGCCGCCGTGGACCTCCTTCGCGTCGCGCGGCTTGGAGTACACCAGCGGCCGCGCCGACCCGGCGGCGACGGGCACGTCGGCGCGGCCGAACAGCTCC is a window from the Amycolatopsis sp. cg9 genome containing:
- a CDS encoding nucleoside hydrolase codes for the protein MGTKLIIDTDPGVDDALAIALAALSPDVDLLGVTAVFGNVPLDRTTSNARRLLELFGRADVPVAAGSARPLVYSKPRDAKEVHGGDGLSGHSYTLPEASRPLDERDAVRLMLDLLDASDEPVTIAPIGPLTNIAALLAAHPGAAAKIARLVIMGGGVTFGNSTTAAEFNIWSDPESARRVLVEEDVPVVLVPLDLTHRCAVDGDWLAKLAASGPVGATLEGLTSTYRQHYTRVFGEDRMVMHDAVAVAEAISPGILRTETYRVDVDCGLGPARGQTLVDRRRLGEDDPQFSPGRPIEVAVDTDLDGLRGFVLDRLTGAAR
- a CDS encoding NlpC/P60 family protein; this translates as MVPEETPEPRRRKAAVVVAAVVVVAAALVVGVQFAPKQQEPANAAATVTPSSTPPVAKTTTSPQTSTPPKVPEASEFDAWASKTSQWLDIPLRAMVGYAKATTKLGKDVPGCHLSWVTLAAVGKVTTDHGRAQGGQFGTTGVLDKALGTIEVRDFYNKVVSTANAAGPLQLSPAIWGKYQASYAGGKPDVQNIDDAALTTGRALCADGHDLSQGQVWWDSVSTLQAAPLFLHRTLATVNVYGTVGQGAAAPNAAVLSAVNFAIDKIGLPYIWGGNGTGGNDPGFDCSGLTTAAYASAGVKLMRTADTQFRSVQHVTDPQLGDLIFYGEPATKIHHVGLYIGNQQMIDAPQTGQAVQVHSYRKDGDDYAGAGRPTA
- a CDS encoding tetratricopeptide repeat protein; this translates as MLLAVLDRTTVESHEPEAFRTFLLRVLRYLFASGQHQVGVTVGRTVHRGWTAALGANHPDTLAAADRLGASLSGLGKFEGARELLEDALARSRQVLGPGHPLSVALAGTLSGSLIELAEHDLARALDEDTLRVSRQVLGADHPDTLAFAARLASHEELIRRGAGTTPGAIARFRQLRKDLDAMVAAAENSAVVRVADERASDLAGRAKDHTQPDDLRMPAARELAELTGHEAEGARLLIGFALNRAFVAHQRLDAAAALAELDGFRAGGAGLLIHLADDTSFEEVYRVYAAAALAGVDGYTDVGAELLTRLATDRTVDEVTREYAASDLAKVKGYEAEGTTLLISFATDTALESTTRLYAAGSVARVDGYADVGAELLTRLATDTTFGRRVGAAAKLRVVGFREESARLLLQLATDTTFGARARVDAAGFLCLCDETERRNEGEGVRILQDFSRDPAFPERSYATRELTYVLTRRARTG